The Verrucomicrobiota bacterium genome segment CCAAGCGCGAAGACGCCTGGACGGAAGCGGAACTCCTCAAAATACCGTAGGCCGCAGCAAGATTCGGGTGCAACAGGAGCAAACAGAGAACACAGAGTTCGCGGGGCAACCCGGCGCGACGAGTCTGATTCCTCTTCGAGTTCGCGGCCTCCGTTGTCTGTGTAGCCTCCTGTTCGGCTTGAATTCTCCTTGCTGAGTCTGGCGTATGTTCAGCCTTCAAAACAAAATCGCTCTAGTCACCGGCGCGGCTTCCGGAATCGGCGCGGCCATTGCGGAGGTGTTCGCGCGCGCGAATGCTTGCGTGTTTGTCGCCGATTGCCACGAGAAGGCCGGCCTGGAAACGGCCGCTTGCATCCAGCGCGAAGGTGGCCAGGCTGAATTTCTCCCGCTTGACGTGGCGAACGAAGAGCAATGCGCGCGCGCGGCAGATCTCGTGCTTCGCAGCAAGCAGCGGCTCGATATTCTCGTCAACAACGCCGGCATCGGCCATGTCGGCACCATGGTGCAGACGACGGGCGCGGATCTCGACCGGATGTATTGCGTGAACGTGCGCGGCGTTTTCAACGTCACCAAAGTGTTTCTCCCCGGCATGCTCGCGCGGAAATCCGGCAATATCATCAACCTGGCGTCCATCGGAGGCGTCGTCGCGGTGCGCGACCGGCTCGCGTATTGCACGACGAAATTCGCGGTCGTCGGGCTGA includes the following:
- a CDS encoding glucose 1-dehydrogenase — protein: MFSLQNKIALVTGAASGIGAAIAEVFARANACVFVADCHEKAGLETAACIQREGGQAEFLPLDVANEEQCARAADLVLRSKQRLDILVNNAGIGHVGTMVQTTGADLDRMYCVNVRGVFNVTKVFLPGMLARKSGNIINLASIGGVVAVRDRLAYCTTKFAVVGLTKSLALDHAKEGIRANCICPGRVETPFVSARLKEYPDPAKAYQEMSATQALGRMGKPEEIAHAALYLASDESAFITGTAFLIDGGWSAGK